The DNA region GCGTAGAGCCAGCCCTGCAACGGGCCGCCGAGTCCGCTGCGGGTCCGGTGGCGGCGCCGGGGCGGGGCGATGGTCGTGGTCATGATTCTCCTGCGTATGGCCTGCGGGTCGTCCGGGCGCGGGTTCCGCCGCATCCGTGCAGTGCGCGACGGAACCCGCGACGGATGACCGCTACTGCGCGAGGATCGCGGTGATCTCGTCGTTGTCGGCCTCGACCGTGCCGGTGTCGTTGAGGACGGCGTTCCGGATCAGCGTCAGCCACGGGCTGCCCGGGGCGTTGAACGCCTGCTGGAAGTTCGCCGACACGGGCGTGTGGCCCTGACCGGCGACCTCGTTGATGGTGACGATGCGCGGGTCGTCGGCGTAGGCGTTGTCGGCGAGATCGGTGCGCGAGACCGCGTTGCCGTCCTTGGCGAGGACCTCCACCTGAGCCTCTTCCGACATCATCCAGCTGAGGAAGTTCCACGCCTGGTCGGCCTTGGTGGAGTCCTTCGAGATGCCGATCCCGTCACCGCCGTTGAAGGTGGAGACGCCGCCGTCGACTCCGGGCAGTCCGGCCACGCCGGCGTCGAAGTCGAGGGAGGGGAGCAGCGTGGCGGGGAAGGGCATGATGCCGATCCGTCCCTCGCTGAACGCGGCGGTCCAGGTCGGGCCGGTCTCATCCGCGGAGCCGGGCAGGACGGCGCCCGCCTGCTCGAGCTCGCGCCAGGTGTCGAAGACGGCCTGCGCCGCGTCGCCGTCGAGCAGCGCCTCGGTGCCCTCCGGGTTCATGACCTCGTCGCCGGAGGCCCAGATGGACGGGAACCAGGTGAACACGAGGCATCCGCCGCAGTTCAGGCCGCTGGCCGTGCCGTAGATGTCGGGCTTGTTCAGAGCCTGGACGGCGAGGGCGGCGTCCTTGAACTCCTCGAGCGTTGCCGGTGCGGTGTTCGGATCCAGCCCCGCCTCGGCGAACAGGTCCTTGTTCCAGAACAGCATCGACAGGTCGAGCACGAAGGGGAGGACGTACTCCTTGCCGTCCAGCGTCCCCGCCGCGAGGTGTCCGGGGTTGATGGCGTCCTTGTAGTCGAGTCCGTCGATCTGCTCGCTGATGTCGGCGAACAGACCTTGTCCCGCCCAGTTGGGCACGTACACGATGTCGGCGGCGAACAGGTCGGGCAGTCCGCCCGACCCCGCCGCGGCACCGACCTTCGCGACGTAGTCGTCGTTGGGGACGACGGTCAGCTCGACCTGATTCTCGTGGGAGGCGTTGTAGGCGTCCACCAGCAGGTTGGCCTGCCGTTCCAATGGCGCTCTGGTCCACAGGGTGAGCGTCGACCCGTCGTCGGCGCCGGTCGCGGAGATGGGCTCGGCGGGGGTGCTGTCGTCCTCGGCCGGGGTGCAGGCGGCGAGGCCGCCCGCGATCATCGCCGCTGCCAGTGCAACGGCGCCCGCGCGTCGCGCGGTGCGGTGTCGTGTGATGTGCATGGGGGCTCCTCTGACTCTCCTTTGAGTGGCTCCTGGTTCTTCGAAAGTGAACGAAAAGCCTTTCGAACAGGTATATCGTGAGTGTCGCCAGGACGTCAAGAGGTCGAATCGATAACCTTTGCCGAAAGGGGAGGGCGCATGGGTGAGAACACGGGCACGAAGGCGGTCACGTTGAGCGACGTCGCCGCACGTGCGGGTGTGTCGATCGCCACGGCCTCGAAGGCCCTCAACGGACGCGGGGACGTCGCGGCGACGACGCGGGCCCGCGTCCGCGCGGTCGCCGAGGAGCTGTCCTTCACGCCGAACGCCATGGCGCGCGGGCTGTTGGCGGGCAGGACGGGCACGGTGGGACTGCTCACCAGCGACCTCGAGGGCCGCTTCATGCTGCCGATCCTGATGGGGGCGGAGGACGCGTTCGGCGCCGGCCGCGTCAACGTCTTCCTGTGCGATGCGCGAGGAGACGCGATCCGCGAGCAGCATCACCTCCGCGAGCTGTTGAGCAGGCGTGTGGACGGCATCATCGTCGTCGGACGGCAGACCGACCCGCGCAGCTCCCTCGGACAGGGCATCTCCGTCCCCGTCGTCTACGCCTACGCGCCGTCGGACGACCCGCGGGACCTGTCCCTCACGCCCGACAACGTCGCGGGCGGCCGCATGGCGATCGAGCACCTGCTGGCCTGCGGGCGCACCCGCATCGCCCACGTCAGCGGCGACCCGTCCTACGCCGCCGCGCAGGACCGGCTCACCGGTGCGCGCCAGGCCCTGGCGGATGCCGGGCTGCAGCTGGTCGGCGACCCCATGTTCGCGGAATGGAGCGAGCACTGGGGACGGGATGCCACCGCACTGCTGCTGCAGCGCCACCCGGACATCGATGCGATCTTCTGCGGCTCGGATCAGATCGCCCGCGGAGCGCTGGACTCGGCGCGGGATCTCGGACGCGCCGTTCCCGACGACCTGGCCGTCATCGGATACGACAACTGGGAGGTGCTGGCCGAGAACTCCCGCCCCGAGCTGACCAGCATCGACGCGAACCTGCAGCAGCTCGGGCGGCAGGCGGCGCAGAAGGTGTTCGAGGCCATCGACGGCATCGACGTCGGCGCCGGGGTGCGCCATCTCCCGGTGCGGCTCGCGATCCGCGGGTCCACGATCGCCCGCCGATGACCCGCCCCACTCCACCTCGCTGCTCCCGTCGCACTTTCTGTCGCCTCGAGGGCCCTCGAGGCGACAGAAAGTGCGACGGGAACGGGAAACGGGGAACGGGTTCCGAGGGGTCAGACGGCGACCGGCTCCTCGACGGCGAGCCGTGCGAGCGCGGCCTCCTCGGGCGAGCCGGCCTCGGGGTGGAACATCACGAGAGTCATGTCCTCCACGCCGTCGATGACGAGTCGCTCGCGGTGCAGGTTCAGCTCGCCGAGCCGGGGATGGGCGAAGCGCAGCGTCGTGGCGCGCTGCCCTCGCACCTCATGGCGGCTCCACAGCATCCGGAAGCGCGGACTGAGCGCCTGCAGACCCGTGACCAGTTCGAGGAGCCGAGGATCCTCGATGTCCGCCCCCGCGGTCTGGCGCAGGTTCGCCACGAGGCACTCGGTGATGGTCTCCCATTCCGGCAGCAGTGACTGCTCCGCGGGATCCAGGAACAGATCGCGCAGCTGGTTGCGCCCCGCGGCGAGCCTCGGGGAGAGCGCCGTGGCGTGCGCGTTGGCGGCGAGGATGCCGAAGTACCTGTCCTCGACGAAGGCCGGCAGAGACAGCGCGTGCAGCAGGTTCAGGGTGCTCGCCGGCGGGGTGAGCACGGAGAGCCGCCGATGCCCGCCGTGCCCGGAGGTCGCGGCCAGCAGATGCAGATGGACGACGCTCTCCTCGTCGAGCCGGAGCGCACGGGCTATCGCGTCCAGCACCTGCGCGGACGGGTTGCGGTCGCGGCCGCGCTCGAGACGCAGGTAGTAGTCGGCGCTGATGCCGGCCAGCAGTGCCACCTCCTCCCGCCGGAGCCCGGGGACGCGGCGCACCCCCGTGCGGGACAGCCCGGCCTGCTCCGGGGTGATGCGCGCCCGCCGCGCGCGCAGGTAGGAGCCCAGCGGGTTGCGCGCCTCCCGCAGCAGCTCTGCGGACGGATGCGGGCGGTTGCGCGGGGTGGCGGGTCTTGTCGGGGCCAGGGACAGACGGGGCCCTGGCTGATGCTGATCGGCGTGCATACCGTTGCCAACAGGGTGCGCATGCACGCTATTTCGGAAGGATGGTCATGACCGTAACACTCATCACCGGGGCCACCCGCGGCATCGGACTCGAGACCGCTCGGCAGCTCGTGGCGGCCGGGCACGTGGTCTACGTGGGTGCTCGCGACGCGGAGCAGGGGAGGAGGGTCGCGGAGGACATCGGTGCACGCACCGTGCAGCTCGATGTGACCGATGACGCATCCGTGGCGGCGGCGCTCGCCGCGATCGAGGCTGAGCAGGGCTTGCTGGACGTGCTGGTCAACAACGCGGGCGTGCTGGAGACCGGCTGGGACCCTGCGGCCGCGACGCGCTCCTTCGAGGTCAACGTCATCGGGGTGCTGCGCGTGACCGAGGCGGCCCTCCCGCTGCTGCGCAGGTCGGACAGCGCCAGCGTGGTCACCGTCTCCAGCAGCGCCGGGTCGTTCTGGGCCGCCACCACGCCGGAGCGCCCGGAGTACGGCCTGTCGGTGCCGCTCTACTCGGCGTCGAAGGCGGCGGCCAGCATGCTGACCCTGCAGTACGCGAAGGCGAACCCCGGCATCCGGTTCAACGCCCTCGAGCCGGGATCGACGGCCACCGACATGACGGCGGCGTTCGGCATCGGCCGCCCCGTCGCCGAGAGCGCGCAGGTGGTCGTCCGCCTGGCGACCCAGGGCCCGGACGGCCCGACCGGGACGCTCCAGGACGAGCACGGCGTGCTGGCCTGGTGAGGGGGCGACCTCCCCGGCCCGCGCGATGAGCGGTCGGGGAGGACGCCGGCGAGGCGGACGGCGGCGTCGTCCGCCTCACACGTGGTCGCGCCAGGTGTGCCGGGGCTCGAACCCCAGCACCTCCCTGGCGTGATCGATCGAGAGCAGCGTCTCGTGCTCGCCCACCTCGCGCGTGACGGGGACGTCGGGGAAAACCTCCGCGATGAGCTCGCCGTTCGGGCGGGACATGACGGTGTCGGCGGCGGCGATGATGAACCGGTCGAAGCCGGGGCCCGCCACCTGCAGCGCGCGCTCCACGGCCTGCGCACCGTCCCGTGCGTCGATGTACCCCCACAGGTTCCACTTGCGCCGCAACGGGTCGGCGTCGAAGGACGGGAACTGCGCGTAGTCCTCGGGCACCATGACGTTCGAGAAGCGCAGCGCGGTGATCGACAGGTCCGGATGCCAGCGCACGAGCTCCCTCGCCAGCTGCTCCTCCAGGGCCTTCACGAGCGAGTACACGGATTCCGGTCGCGCCGGATACTCCTCGTCGACGGGGATGTACGGCGGCGGGACGTCGAACGGCAGGCCCAGCACCGTCTCGCTGGACGCGTAGACGATGCGTCGGATGCCGAGCCTGGCCGCCGCCCAGAACACGTTGAAGGTGGCCGGCATGTTGTTGTGGAACGTGGCCACGTCGCTACGGATGCCGGGGGCGGGGATCGCGCCGAGGTGCACCACGGCGTCGATGCCGTCATGGAGGTCGCCCACGGCGGTGAGCGCGTCGACGACCTGCCCGTAGTCGGTGAGGTCGACCTGCACGAAGTCCGGGCCGCGGGCGCCCACGACGTCCATCCCGATCACATCCCAGCCGTTCGCGCGCAGCTCGCGGGCGACCACGCTGCCGAGCTTGCCGGATGATCCTGTCAGTGCGATGCGCATGCGTCCTGCCTTCCCCGTGCTCCGATCGCAACGCTACCGGTGCGGGAGCACCGGCGGCAGCCGGTGCTCATCCCAGTTCGATGACCGACCACGACAGCGCAGGCAGGGTCGCGCGCACAGCGCCGTCGACGACCTCGGCGGCGGTCAGCGGCACCATGTGCACGGCATCCGGAGCCGCCTCGAGATTGGCCGTATGACGGTCCCCGCCCTCGGGAATCGTCAGCGTCTCCGCCTTCAGCAGCCGCAGGTCGCTGAACCCGTGCAGATCGACCGTCAGATCCGACGCGTCGACCAGCGACCGGTTGGCGACGAACACGACGACCCGCCCGGACTCCTCGTCCCACGTGGCGGCCGCATCCACCGCATCCACGTCGCCGTAGCGCTTCGTGGTGATCTGCGATGCCGACACGGCGGTCTGCAGGATGCGTCCGCGGGCCAGCCGCGCCATGCGCTCGAAGGGCCAGAAGCTCGTCTGCCGCCAGGCGGACCCGCCCTCCTCCGAGCGGATCGGGGCGATGACGTTGACCAGCTGCGCCTGGTTGGCGATCTTCACCCGGTCCCCGTGCCGCAGCAGGCTGTTCAGGAAGGTGCCCACGACCACGGCATCCGTGACCGAGTAGGTGTCCTCGATGAGCCGCGGGTGCTCGCGCCACGTCTTCGAGACCCGGTGCGGCTGGTCGTCGGTGTCGAGCCCGGACTGATACCAGACGTTCCATTCGTCGAAGGAGATGTCCACCTGCTTGGTGTGCTTGCCTGCGGCCCTGACGGCATCGATGGTGGCCACGACGCCGTCGATGAAGGCGTCCATCTCCACGGCCTCGGCGAGGAACGACTCCGCGTCGCCGTCGTGCTCCTGGTAGTAGGCGTGCATCGAGATGTAGTCGACCTCGTCGTAGGCATGGGTGAGCACCGTGTGCTCCCAGGAGCCGAACGTCGGCATCGAGCGGCCCGAGGACCCGACCGCGACCAGCTCGATGGAATCGTCGACGAGCTTCATGGCCTTGGCGGCCTCCTGCGCCAGCCGGCCGTACTCGTGCGCGGTCTTGTGACCGATCTGCCAGGGGCCGTCGAGCTCGTTGCCCAAGCACCAGAGCTTGATGTCGAACGGATCGGCGGCTCCGTTGCGTCGCCGCAGGTCGGACCAGTGCGTTCCGCCGGGGTGGTTGGCGTACTCGACCAGCGCACGCGCGGCCTCCACACCGCGGGTGCCCAGGTTCACGGCCTCCATCACCTCGACGTCGGCCTCGCGCGCCCAGTCGACGAACTCGTGCAGACCGAACGCGTTGGTCTCGATCGTGTGCCAGGCGCCGTCGATCCGCACCGGGCGATCGGCGGCCGGGCCGATTCCGTCCTCCCAGCGGTACCCGGAGACGAAGTTGCCGCCCGGGTAGCGCACGACGGTCGGACCCATCTCCCGCACCAGAGCCAGCACATCCTTCCGGAAGCCGCGCTCATCGGCCTGGGGATGCCCGGGCTCGAAGATCCCGGTGTAGACGCAGCGTCCCATGTGCTCGACGAACGAGCCGAACAGGCGTCGGGGGACGTCGGCGATCGTGAAGTCGCGGTCGATGGTGATGCGGGCGTGGGTCATGGTTCTCCTTGCGGTGCGGTCTCGAGGTCTCAGGACGGGTCGGAATCTCGGGGGTGTGGCGGCGAACGTCGCTCGGCGGACCGGCTACTGGCCGCCGAAGCCGCTGGTGGCGACGCCCTTGACGATCTGCTTCTGGAAGATCAGGAAGATGATGATCAGCGGCAGGGCTGCCAGCACGGCCTGCGCCATGACCTGCGCGTACTGCACACCGTACGCGCTGATCACCGTCTGCAGGCCCACCGGCAGCGTCATCAGCGTGGTGTCGTTGATGACGAGGAACGGCCAGAGGAAGTTGTTCCAGGCGCCGATGAAGACGAAGATCGCGACGGATGCCAGGATCGGCCGTGACAGCGGGAGCGCGATCGACCAGAAGATGCGGAACCTGTTCGCGCCGTCCACGCGCGCGGCGTCCTCCAGCTCGATGGGGACCGCGTCGAAGAACTTCTTCAGGATGAACACCATCGCCGGCGCCACCACCTGGGGCAGGATGAGTCCCCAGTAGGTGTCGACCATGTTGAAGGCCAGCATCTCGTAGAACAGCGGGATGATCAGCACCTGGGGCGGTACGACGATCGACGCGATGATCGTGACGAACAGCCAGCGGCGCCCGCGGAAGTCCAGGCGCGAGAACGCATAGGCGGCGCCTGCGGAGATCGCCACGGTGATGACCGTGATCGCGACCGAGGTGAGCAGGCTGTTCCAGGCCCAGATGTACACGTTGCCCTGGGACAGGATCGCGGAGAACGCGTCGAGGGTCGGTCCGCTCGCACCGATCCACGAGGGATCGCCGGAGGCGGCATCCGTCTCGGTCTTGAATCCTGTCGCCACGGCCCACAGGAACGGCAGCAGCCAGCCCACCGCGAGCACGGCGAGGATGAGGAACGCCACCACCCGCAGCGGGGCGAACGGCTTCCCTCCCGGCAGGTGCGCACGGCGCGCGCGGCGCGGTCGGGCGACGGTGACGGCTTCGGTCGGCGAGAGCGTTGCGGTGGACATCACAGCTCCTTCTTGCGGCGGGTCACGACGGCCTGGGCGACGCCGACGATGACGATCAGGGCGAAGAACACGTAGGAGATGGCGGCGGAGAAGCCGAACCGGTAGCTGACGAACCCGGCCTCGTAGATGTACTGGACGATCGAGCGGGTGGTGTCGCTCGCGACTCCGCCGAGCATCTGATACGCCTGGTCGAACAGCTTCAACGATGCGAGGATCTGCAGGATCAGGATGAGCACCGTCGCCGGACCCAGCTGGGGCAGCGTGATCGACCAGAACTGGCGCCATCCTCCTGCGCCGTCCAGCGATGCCGCCTCATACTGCTGGGAGGGGATGTTCTGCATGGCGGCGAGGTACAGCAGGAAGTTGAAGCCGACCGTCCACCACACGGTGGCGATCACGATCGACAGCATGTTCGTGTCGGGGTTCTGCAGCCAGGCGATCGGCTCCAGCCCCACCGCCTCGAGGATGCTGTTGGCGGCACCGATCTGCGGGTTGAAGATCCACACCCAGATCTGGGAGATGACGGTGGATGCCAGCAGGTACGGCATGAAGAACGACAGGCGCCACAGCCACTGGCCGGGCAGCCCGCGATCGACGAGCGCGGCCATGAGCAGGGCGAGGACGACGAGCGGCACGGTCGACAGCACGGTGAACCACACCGTGTTCCACAGCGACTGCCACATCACCGGGTCGCCCAGCGCCTCGGCGTAGTTGGCGAAGCCGACGAACCCGCCGCCCTGACCGGTCAGCGATTGATCGGTGAAGCTCAGGTAGACGCCGTGCACGATGGGCCAGACGAGGAACAGCACGAAGGCGATGAGGAACGGCGCGAGGAACGCCCAGCTGACCAGCTGCTCGTGACGTGCGGGGCCGGTCGTGCGCAGCGCCGCGCCGCCACTGCGGCCGGTGACGACCGCATGGGTGTCCGCGATGGCGGTCATCACTGCCACCTTCCTTCCGGGTCGGCGGGGTTGGGCTGGGCGAGCAGCGTGTTCACGCGGTCGGTGAACCTGTCGATCGCCGCGCCGGGATCATCGCCGCTGAGCAGCACGCCCTGCACGGCCGCGCCGAACTCGCCCTGGAAGTTGGAGCCGGAGCCGGTGAACCAGGCCTCGGGGTCGTAGACCACGTGCTCCGCAGCCTCCGCGTAGTGCGCCTGCGGCAGCAGCCCCGCGTACTCGGAGGACTCGGTCACGGGCAGGTACGCCGGGATGTGCCCGGCCTCCGCCCAGCCGAACGAGCCCTGGAGCATGTCGGCGACGAACCGGTAGGTCAGATCGCGGCGGTGCGCGTCGGCGTCCGCCTGGTGGGGGAGCACGAAGGAGTGGGAGTCGGCGTACACCGCGGGCGTGCCGTAGATCGTCGGGATCATCGTGGCGTCGAACGGCAGGCCGGCGTTCTGCATGGTGCGCAGCTCCCACACGCCGGTCATCAGCATGCCGCTCTCCCCGGTCGCGAACTCCGCGATCGCGGTTCCGTAGTCGTTCTGCGCGGCGGCGATCTCGCCGTCCAGCAGCGACTGCATGAACATGAGCGTCTCGACCGCGGCATCCCTGTCGATGCCCATCTCACCGCCCACCGGCAGGTCGATGGCCATCCCGTGCTGTGCGTACAGGCCGTAGA from Microbacterium soli includes:
- a CDS encoding sugar ABC transporter substrate-binding protein — protein: MHITRHRTARRAGAVALAAAMIAGGLAACTPAEDDSTPAEPISATGADDGSTLTLWTRAPLERQANLLVDAYNASHENQVELTVVPNDDYVAKVGAAAGSGGLPDLFAADIVYVPNWAGQGLFADISEQIDGLDYKDAINPGHLAAGTLDGKEYVLPFVLDLSMLFWNKDLFAEAGLDPNTAPATLEEFKDAALAVQALNKPDIYGTASGLNCGGCLVFTWFPSIWASGDEVMNPEGTEALLDGDAAQAVFDTWRELEQAGAVLPGSADETGPTWTAAFSEGRIGIMPFPATLLPSLDFDAGVAGLPGVDGGVSTFNGGDGIGISKDSTKADQAWNFLSWMMSEEAQVEVLAKDGNAVSRTDLADNAYADDPRIVTINEVAGQGHTPVSANFQQAFNAPGSPWLTLIRNAVLNDTGTVEADNDEITAILAQ
- a CDS encoding LacI family DNA-binding transcriptional regulator, translating into MGENTGTKAVTLSDVAARAGVSIATASKALNGRGDVAATTRARVRAVAEELSFTPNAMARGLLAGRTGTVGLLTSDLEGRFMLPILMGAEDAFGAGRVNVFLCDARGDAIREQHHLRELLSRRVDGIIVVGRQTDPRSSLGQGISVPVVYAYAPSDDPRDLSLTPDNVAGGRMAIEHLLACGRTRIAHVSGDPSYAAAQDRLTGARQALADAGLQLVGDPMFAEWSEHWGRDATALLLQRHPDIDAIFCGSDQIARGALDSARDLGRAVPDDLAVIGYDNWEVLAENSRPELTSIDANLQQLGRQAAQKVFEAIDGIDVGAGVRHLPVRLAIRGSTIARR
- a CDS encoding helix-turn-helix domain-containing protein, whose amino-acid sequence is MHADQHQPGPRLSLAPTRPATPRNRPHPSAELLREARNPLGSYLRARRARITPEQAGLSRTGVRRVPGLRREEVALLAGISADYYLRLERGRDRNPSAQVLDAIARALRLDEESVVHLHLLAATSGHGGHRRLSVLTPPASTLNLLHALSLPAFVEDRYFGILAANAHATALSPRLAAGRNQLRDLFLDPAEQSLLPEWETITECLVANLRQTAGADIEDPRLLELVTGLQALSPRFRMLWSRHEVRGQRATTLRFAHPRLGELNLHRERLVIDGVEDMTLVMFHPEAGSPEEAALARLAVEEPVAV
- a CDS encoding SDR family NAD(P)-dependent oxidoreductase; protein product: MTVTLITGATRGIGLETARQLVAAGHVVYVGARDAEQGRRVAEDIGARTVQLDVTDDASVAAALAAIEAEQGLLDVLVNNAGVLETGWDPAAATRSFEVNVIGVLRVTEAALPLLRRSDSASVVTVSSSAGSFWAATTPERPEYGLSVPLYSASKAAASMLTLQYAKANPGIRFNALEPGSTATDMTAAFGIGRPVAESAQVVVRLATQGPDGPTGTLQDEHGVLAW
- a CDS encoding NAD(P)-dependent oxidoreductase, whose translation is MRIALTGSSGKLGSVVARELRANGWDVIGMDVVGARGPDFVQVDLTDYGQVVDALTAVGDLHDGIDAVVHLGAIPAPGIRSDVATFHNNMPATFNVFWAAARLGIRRIVYASSETVLGLPFDVPPPYIPVDEEYPARPESVYSLVKALEEQLARELVRWHPDLSITALRFSNVMVPEDYAQFPSFDADPLRRKWNLWGYIDARDGAQAVERALQVAGPGFDRFIIAAADTVMSRPNGELIAEVFPDVPVTREVGEHETLLSIDHAREVLGFEPRHTWRDHV
- a CDS encoding alpha-N-arabinofuranosidase: MTHARITIDRDFTIADVPRRLFGSFVEHMGRCVYTGIFEPGHPQADERGFRKDVLALVREMGPTVVRYPGGNFVSGYRWEDGIGPAADRPVRIDGAWHTIETNAFGLHEFVDWAREADVEVMEAVNLGTRGVEAARALVEYANHPGGTHWSDLRRRNGAADPFDIKLWCLGNELDGPWQIGHKTAHEYGRLAQEAAKAMKLVDDSIELVAVGSSGRSMPTFGSWEHTVLTHAYDEVDYISMHAYYQEHDGDAESFLAEAVEMDAFIDGVVATIDAVRAAGKHTKQVDISFDEWNVWYQSGLDTDDQPHRVSKTWREHPRLIEDTYSVTDAVVVGTFLNSLLRHGDRVKIANQAQLVNVIAPIRSEEGGSAWRQTSFWPFERMARLARGRILQTAVSASQITTKRYGDVDAVDAAATWDEESGRVVVFVANRSLVDASDLTVDLHGFSDLRLLKAETLTIPEGGDRHTANLEAAPDAVHMVPLTAAEVVDGAVRATLPALSWSVIELG
- a CDS encoding carbohydrate ABC transporter permease, translating into MSTATLSPTEAVTVARPRRARRAHLPGGKPFAPLRVVAFLILAVLAVGWLLPFLWAVATGFKTETDAASGDPSWIGASGPTLDAFSAILSQGNVYIWAWNSLLTSVAITVITVAISAGAAYAFSRLDFRGRRWLFVTIIASIVVPPQVLIIPLFYEMLAFNMVDTYWGLILPQVVAPAMVFILKKFFDAVPIELEDAARVDGANRFRIFWSIALPLSRPILASVAIFVFIGAWNNFLWPFLVINDTTLMTLPVGLQTVISAYGVQYAQVMAQAVLAALPLIIIFLIFQKQIVKGVATSGFGGQ
- a CDS encoding sugar ABC transporter permease, whose product is MTAIADTHAVVTGRSGGAALRTTGPARHEQLVSWAFLAPFLIAFVLFLVWPIVHGVYLSFTDQSLTGQGGGFVGFANYAEALGDPVMWQSLWNTVWFTVLSTVPLVVLALLMAALVDRGLPGQWLWRLSFFMPYLLASTVISQIWVWIFNPQIGAANSILEAVGLEPIAWLQNPDTNMLSIVIATVWWTVGFNFLLYLAAMQNIPSQQYEAASLDGAGGWRQFWSITLPQLGPATVLILILQILASLKLFDQAYQMLGGVASDTTRSIVQYIYEAGFVSYRFGFSAAISYVFFALIVIVGVAQAVVTRRKKEL
- a CDS encoding extracellular solute-binding protein — its product is MTPPPDLTRRQFLTAASLLAGTAALAGCAPASASGSTAQTLQFWHLLSGGDGVTMSQLLDAANAAQDAYRIRPTVLAWGTPYYTKLAMAGAGGRAPDIAIMHATRVAGWAPGGLLDDWDLDRLAELGVDESTFPAPIWQKGIVGGRRFSVALDAHPFVLMFNTDICDAAGVLDSDGRLKPASTPEQFLDQLREVGAVAGGHALSYGYLGDGAQMWRLFYGLYAQHGMAIDLPVGGEMGIDRDAAVETLMFMQSLLDGEIAAAQNDYGTAIAEFATGESGMLMTGVWELRTMQNAGLPFDATMIPTIYGTPAVYADSHSFVLPHQADADAHRRDLTYRFVADMLQGSFGWAEAGHIPAYLPVTESSEYAGLLPQAHYAEAAEHVVYDPEAWFTGSGSNFQGEFGAAVQGVLLSGDDPGAAIDRFTDRVNTLLAQPNPADPEGRWQ